The genomic interval TCTCGTCGCAGGGCGGGTGATCGCGGACGTGGCGGAGCCGCTTCAGCGCGAGATCGACGGCTGGATGGAGCGCGTGCGTGCGATGCTAGGCAACCTCGAGGCGTCGTACGGCGAGGCGGGCCCCGACGTTCGCGCCATCCTCGAGCGGCATGTGCGTACGGAAGAGCGGGCGTGGCGGGATCTGGAGCGGCGCGTGGTCCGCGCATGGAAAAGGCGGCGTCAGGACGAGATCCGGCAGTTGCGCCAGATTGAGCGATGTCTGTTCCCCGACGGACATCCTCAGGAGCGGCGCCTTTGTCCGCTCAACTTCTGGAGCGAGATCGGGACGCAGGGCTTCGCCGAGCTGCCGACGTGGAGCTCCATCTCTCAAATGGGCCCCGTGCTCGACGTCGTCATGGACAACTGAACCCGAGCGGGAAATGAGGCGATCGCGCCACGCGCGGTCGCCTTTTGCATGAAAAAATCCAGAAAGCTAGCAGGAGATCCGCGATGGACCTCGAACAGGTATGATCGTGGTGGAAAGTGGGGCAAAGTGGGGGACATGCGCGAGCGGGTGGTGAAGGCCGTTGTTCATGGGTGAATACGAACATTCCCTCGACAGCAAAGGGCGGCTGACCATCCCGGCGAAGTTTCGGGATGGGCTGGGGGATTCGTTCATCGTCACCCGCGGCCTGGATCAGTGCCTGTTCGCGTATCCGCTGGACGAGTGGCGCGCGCTCGAGCAAAAGTTGAAGTCTCTTCCCATGACGCGATCGGACGCGCGGGCGTTCGTGCGCTTCTTCTTTTCGGGCGCGTCCGAGTGCGAGGTCGACAAGCAAGGCCGCATTCTCCTGCCCCCAAAGCTGCGCGAATACGCGAAGCTTGAGAAGGAGTGCACGCTGATCGGCGTGTCGAATCGAGTCGAAATTTGGAACACGAGTGTCTGGGAACACTATTCGAGCGACGCGGAGCGATCGTTTGCCGAGATTGCGGAAAACCTCGTCGACTTTTCGTTCTAAATCGCGGGGGATGAGAGGTTGGAATTTGCCCACGAGACCGTGTTGTTGGAGGAGGCCGTCGAAGCGCTGCGGCCGCAGCCAGGCGGCGTCTACGTGGACGCGACGCTCGGGGGAGGAGGCCATACCGCGCGCCTTCTCGAGCGGTCCGTGCCGGACGGCGCCGTGATTGCGTTCGATCAGGACGAAACCGCCATCGCGCACGCTGAGCCGCTGAAGCGGCAGTATCCCGGGCGCCTCACGCTGGTCAAGGCGAATTTCGCCGAGATGGAGGAACGCCTGCGGGCGCTTGGCGTGACGGCGGTGGACGGCGTCCTGTTCGATCTCGGCGTATCCTCGCCTCAGTTTGATCTCCCGGAGCGGGGATTCAGCTACTGGCACGAGGGCCCGCTCGACATGCGCATGGATCGGCATCAGCCGCTCACCGCGCGCGAGATCGTCAACGAGTGGGACGAGCAGGAACTGGCGAGAATTATCCGGGAGTACGGCGAGGAACGATTTGCAACCGCCATTGCGCGCGCCATCACGCGGGCGAGATCGAAGAAGCCCATCGAGACGACGACGGAACTGGCCGAGATCGTAAAGAGTGCCATTCCGGCTGCCGCGCGGCGCTCTGGACCGCACCC from Alicyclobacillus acidocaldarius subsp. acidocaldarius DSM 446 carries:
- the mraZ gene encoding division/cell wall cluster transcriptional repressor MraZ, with translation MFMGEYEHSLDSKGRLTIPAKFRDGLGDSFIVTRGLDQCLFAYPLDEWRALEQKLKSLPMTRSDARAFVRFFFSGASECEVDKQGRILLPPKLREYAKLEKECTLIGVSNRVEIWNTSVWEHYSSDAERSFAEIAENLVDFSF
- the rsmH gene encoding 16S rRNA (cytosine(1402)-N(4))-methyltransferase RsmH; amino-acid sequence: MEFAHETVLLEEAVEALRPQPGGVYVDATLGGGGHTARLLERSVPDGAVIAFDQDETAIAHAEPLKRQYPGRLTLVKANFAEMEERLRALGVTAVDGVLFDLGVSSPQFDLPERGFSYWHEGPLDMRMDRHQPLTAREIVNEWDEQELARIIREYGEERFATAIARAITRARSKKPIETTTELAEIVKSAIPAAARRSGPHPARRTFQAIRIAVNDELGALERGMEAAFRALRPGGRLSVITFHSLEDRAVKRLFQTWAQGCICPPEFPVCQCGRKPLGRMVSRKPVTPSSEELERNPRARSAKLRAFEKLDHGER